Sequence from the Gemmatimonadaceae bacterium genome:
ACGCGATGGTCCCCGCGACTGAGACGCCGGCGCTGCTCGGGAAGTATTGGGACATCCCGCCGCGCCAGGTCGAAACGTCCGTCGTGCTGGCGAAGCCGGCGCGGGGATGGTCTTAGGCGGCGATGCGTGCCTTTGTGCTGCTGTTATGTGCCATTGCGAGCGGCGTTGGCTGCGTACATCGAGTGAGCTCCGGCAGCGATCGCGTATTTGAATATTCTCATGTAGCGTTTAGCGGCTCCGCGACAATCGAATCGCCGCCGAACGGCGAATCAAAGCTGGTCGTGTTCGCGCGCCTTCGTAACCTGACGGACACGACGATCATGGTCGAGTCCAGCGTCAGCGATTGTGAGCCGCCGATCGTATTCGTCAATACGGTCACGAACCATCGATTTGTCTGGGGGCACGTTGCGTGGCGTCGACAGCACGTGCCGGTCGCGCCGCCGCTGAGCGTTGTGTGCGTGGGGACCGACTTGATCGTAACGCTTCGGCCTCGCGGTGACGGTGAGCTCGGGCGGCAGGGCTACCCTGTTCGCATGATCCGCGGCGACTCGATACCTGCTGGGAGATATGTGATCGGGATTCCGGTTCACATCGATCGCTGGGAGAATGGCTTCGTTCGCGACGATACACTCCGCATCTGGTCCCAGCCGAGCGTACTTCCGTAGTCCCATCACGCATCGCTACGTTCGTGAACATTCTACTTCACCACGACCGCTCGGCCGCTCATTCACCGGGCTTCCGATGGCACACGTAACGGGTCTGTTCTGGCGCGCCCTTGCCGCGTTTCTGATTCTTCCCGCGACAATCGGCTTGGTCATCCCCTGGCTCCTGGCGCCGCCCGGTGTGCCGATTCACGCGACCGGAATTTTCATCCTGATCGCGGGATCACTCTTGCTGCTCTCGTGCGTCCGCGAATTTTACGTGGCGGGACGGGGCACGCTCGCGCCGTGGGCACCTCCCCGGCAGGTCGTCACGAGCGGGCCGTATCGATTCTCGAGAAACCCGATGTACATCGGCGTCGTACTCGTTCTCGTCGGCTGGGCTATCGCGTTTCAGTCTGCGACGCTAGGGATCTACGCCGCGTGCATCACCATTGCGTTTCATTTGCGCGTGCTGACCTACGAGGAGCCGTGGCTCATGCGAACGCACGAGCGCGAGTGGCTCGCGTATCGCGCTCGGGTGCCGCGATGGTTGGGATGGCGAGCCATGCGACGCATTAAAGATTCTGAACGAACGACATGACCGCACTCACGCAGATCGTCCATGCGCTCGATGAATTCTTCGACGTTCCGAATTCGGGCGCCGATCCCGCGTTCTCGCGCTTCCTGCCCGCGGTCTATGGAGCGGCGCCGCGTCCCTGGACCTCGTGGGTCGAATCCGCATTCGCCACACACTTCAATGGCCTGATGCTGCGCGGTGATGAGACCGTCCGCACCGTGTTCCTCGCCGCGTTTCCCAGCGAGCACGTCCTCGACGCACTTCTCGATCGCGCCGAGTCGGGCGACCTCCTGTTCGTGCATCATCCCATCGACTTGAAGTCGGGCGATCCGCGCGGCACCTGGGGCAACTTTTTCCAGCCAATCGCCGACGAAACACTCGCAGCCCTTCAGGCGAAGCGCGTGTCGATCTATTCGTGCCACGCGCCGCTCGACTATCACCCCACGCTCAACACGTCCGGCTCGATCGCGCGCGCACTTGGCGCCACTGTGACGGGTCATTTCTTTCCGTACGGCAGCGGTCACGCCGGCGTGATCGCGTCGATGCCGTCGACCCCTGTCGAACTTCTACAGGAACGGTTGCGACATCTGTTCGGTGTTCCGTATCTTGACGCGGCCGGCGCACGCACGGCCGATATCGAACGCCTCGCGATCGTCGCCGGTTCGGGAGACCGCGTCGACGAAATGCAAAACGCCGAACGACTCGGCGCCCAGGCCTACGTGACCGGCGAGATTCATTCACGAATCGATACCGAATACGGTCGTCGAAAGTTCGCCGCCGTCGAAGGCTTCGCCGAGTCGACGCGTATGGCGCTGTTCGGCGTGTCACACGCGGCGTCGGAGTTCCTCGTCATGGATCGTGAGATACAACCCTGGTTCACGGAACGCTTCGACGTCGCAACGGTTCCCCTGCGCGAGGAGCATTGGTGGCGATGATGTGGCGCCGTACATGGTGCACGGTCGGCGGCTCCATCGCCCTGGCGACCGGCTCCGCGCTTCGGTACCCCGGCGGTACCGCGCGCGACCCCACGAGGCTGCACTATTCGCTTTCACAGAACTTTCTCAGCGATCTCGGAATGACGGTCGCATACGATCACGCGCCCAATCGGCTCGGCGCGACGCTGTTCGTGGCGAGCCTGCTGCTGCTCGTCGCCGGATTGGGGACGTGCCTCGTATCGATCGTTCGAACGCTCCTCAACGATGCGGGAGCGCGCCGGTGGGCGCGAATGGCCGGCGTGTTCGCCGCGCTCGCGTGCGCGGGATTCACGGGGGTCGCGGTCACGCCGGAGAACCGCGTGATGCCGATCCACGCCGGCTTCACCCGGTGGGCGTGGCGCATGGTTCCGCTCGCGGCCGCGTTTCTCGCGCTCGCGTCGCGTCAGTCCAAGATGTTTCGCGGTCGCGTCGCGATCACGTGGGCCATCGCCGCCATCGCGCTCGCCGGGTACGTCGCGGTGATGGTGTGGGGACCACGCGTTTCCGAGCCACACGGCCTCGTCGTGCAAGTGATTGCGCAGAAGGCGGCAACCGTCGCGCTCATTGCCGCGTTCCTCATCGTCGTGCGCGACACCGAAACGATTCTTCACGCCCGGGCGTAATACGAGTGGCGGGTCCGCGGAGCCGAGTCGTTTGGACACGGAGGAGCGAATGGGCGAGACACGTCGTTATCGCGGTCTGGTTCGCATCAGTCTGACGGCAGGCGTTGCGCTATCCGCGGTCGCCGTGAGCTTCTTTGTCGTGGGACTCGCGAGCGGACTCGTTCCCGCGTCCGTCTTCGGACCGCGCGAGGTCGTCGCGATCGCGGTCCGAGCGTTTTGCGCCGGCGTGGTCGCGGGCGGACTGTTCTCGGCGTTTGCGATGCGCGGCGGACGAGGACACACTCTGGCGACGCTGTCCACGTGGCGCGTGGCGCTCTGGGGCGCGCTCGCCACCGGAAGCATTCCGCTGCTTCAGGCGTTGGGCGGCATGGGATCCGTTCCGCTGTCCGTTCTCGCCGCGGCGACCGCGCTTGCCGGCATCGGCGGTGGTGTCGCCAGCGCATTGATGTTGCGACTCGCTCGTCGCTCGACGCAACGACTCGCCGAAGCGGAGTTTGTAAAACTCTAATGGCAACGAGTCTCGTTCGACGCGGTCAATATGTCCAACCGTAGCGGGCTGTCGATCGGCGAAGTCGCGGAGCGCGCGGGTGTCGCCACGTCCGCGATTCGCTACTACGAGCGTGTCGGACTCTTACGCGCGCCGAGTCGTGAGAGTGGCCGCCGCGTGTACGACGAGGAGGTTTTCGAGTCGCTGGCGCTGATCGCCCTCGCGCGAGACGCCGGCTTCAGCGTCGCCGAGACGAACGCGCTGATGCACGGCTTCGATCGCGCGACACCGGCCGGGCCGCGCTGGCGCGCGCTCGCCGGGCGCAAGCTCGAGGAGATCGCGGAACGAATCGAGCGAGCCGAACGCATGCGCGTGCTCATCGAGCGCCTCATGCGCTGCCAATGTCACACGCTCGGCGAATGTGTGCGGTCTCGGAAGGCGGCGATGACGGCGGCAAAACTCCCGATCACTTGACTTAAACTGCACTTTAACTCGTACCGTGCTCCGTCGGCCTCATTTCATCAACGGAGCACTGTATGAGAATCAGAGTACTCGTATTCGTCGTCCTGGCGTCGCTCGCACTCCCGTCGGCGCCGATCGGTGCGCAGCGTCGGCCCGAGCCGCCCGAACGCAAGACGGCCGCGACGACGGTGGCAGATACGCTCTTCGCCCAGGAGCGGGCAAATTTCAGGCTGGCGCTCGACGGCTCGGTTCGGCGCAACATCGTTTCTCTCGCCGAGGCCATGCCGGCCGACAAATACGGCTTCGCACCGACCGTCGGGGAGTTCAGCAACGTTCGCACCTTCGGCGCGCAACTCATGCACCTTGCCGCCACGAACTTCATTCTCGCCGCGGCCGCACTCGGCCAGGCACCGCCGGCGGACGCCGGTGACGAGGCGGGGCCGGACACGGTGATCACGAAGCGCCAGCACATCGCGTATCTCGAGCGGTCGTTCGACGCGCTCGACAGTGCGATCGATGCGATCGGCGATCGGCGCATCCCCGTTCGATCATCGCCCATCTCGCCGTTTCAAGGCAACACGGCCACCCGCATCTCGCTCATCGCCGAGGCGATGATTCACGGATACGATCATTATGGGCAGATGGTGGTGTATCTTCGAATGAATGGACTCGTCCCGCCCGCCAGCCGCCGGTGACGGAGCGAGCGACGTAGATTTCTCGTTGTCGTATGGTTGCAAGGTCGCAAGGTTGCAAGGTTGCAAGGTTGCATGGAGGCGATCCCAATGGCCACCGTTCAAGTCAGATACATCGTGCTCGACGTCGATGCCGCGATCGACTTCTACGTCAAGCAGCTCGGCTTCGAGCTCAAGATGCATCCCGCGCCGACGTTCGCGATGCTCTCGCTCGGCGATCTGCGGCTCGTCCTCAGCGCGCCAAGTGCGGTGGGCGGCGGCGGGCAGTCGATGGCGGATGGAACGCAACAGACACCCGGCGGATGGAATCGATTCGCGATTCAGGTCACCGACATCAGCGCGACCGTCGACCGGCTGCGCAAGGCCGGCGCCCGCATGCGCAATGAGATCGTCACCGGCGTCGGCGGCAAGCAAGCGATCGTCGAAGATCCATCGGGCAATCCGGTCGAGTTGTTCGAGCCGACGGCCGACGCGGCGCGGCTCGAGAAGTCGTGAGTTACACTGATTTCGTGCCGGCACCGGACGGGCCGCACCGCTTCGCCGCGGAGAGCGAATCGCATTTGCTCAGCATGGACGTGGCGCTCACGGCGCATCGTATTCCGCACACGGTGCATCGCGAACATACGGAGAGCATCGCCGGGTGCAGTCTGTATGTCGCGGTGAGCGCGATCGACGCCGAACGAGCGAGCCCGGTCGTGCGCGACGTGCAGCATACGCCGCTGCCCGGCGCGGCTTGGGACCAGCGGCGCTTTCGAATCTTCGCGATCGTGACCACGATTGTGGTGCTTGGCGGCGCGCTGCTGGTCCGCTATCTGTCGCGGAGCTGATCGCGACGTGTCGCTCGCGCTCGCATGCCCATCTCGAATCCACACGGACCTGAAGCATTCACGATGACACCAGCAAAAAAAGCGAGCGCGACTGAATCCGAATCAGCCTCGGCGCTCATCTCGAAACGAATCGCCGAGTTGGGCGACTGGCGCGGCAAGACGCTCGCCCACATTCGGAAGCTGATCAAACAAGCCGATCCGGCCGTCGTCGAGGAGTGGAAGTGGATGGGCACGCCGGTGTGGTCGCACGACGGGATCATCTGCACCGGTGAGTCCTATAAGAACGTCGTAAAGTTGACGTTCTTGAAGGGTGCGTCGCTCGACGATCCAGCGCGCCTGTTCAACTCGAGTCTCGACGGCAACGCGCGGCGTGCGATCGACATCCACGAAGGCGAAGCGATCGACGAGTCCGCGTTCAAGGCGCTCGTCCGCGAAGCGATCGCGCTCAATGGGTCGGCGAAGACGAAGACGGCACCGAAGACGAAAGCGAAGAAACGGAAGTCGTAGGGCCCGGATATGACCTCGGTCAGCTGTGCAAGATCGCTTGCCTCGAGCGTCTCCATGAAGATCCGGAGACGTCATGAGATTCTTTGCGTTCGTCATCGTCGCTGCCGCAACCGCGTTCCATGCGCCTCAGCCGCGTCTCGTCCCACACGAACCGGCTGCGACGCCGGCCTGCGCTTCGCTCGATCGAATGCCGATCGTTCGTCCCGATACCACGCGCGGCGATCACATGCCCGTTGTTCGAGTCGACCTTCGGCGTCTCGAGCCAATGCCGACGATGAATCCATGCGATTCGTTGCATCGCGAGGCGCGTTAACGGCAGCGTGCCGTGCGTAAGCAATACTACTTTCGTGATTCCCCGCGAGGCTTGCTGGCATGGGATGTCGATCGCCTCGTCGCGCGTTCATGTGACCTGCCGGTGCGTGCCGTGCAGCTCAGTGCCATTCGGGAGCTCGACGAGCCGATCCTGGTCGACGGCAAGGCGCCGACATGGCGGACGCTTGCCGAGCACATGGCGCTCGTGCTCGCTGCTGACTTGGCGTTCCCCATCATCCTCGCCGCGAACGGCGACGTGATGGACGGCCGGCATCGCGTTGCCAAGGCGCTGCAGGACGGACACGCGACAATCGACGCGGTCCAATTCGCCGAGGACCCGCCGCCGGACTTCGTCGGTTGCGACCCCGGCGAACTTCCATACTGAACTAGCGCATGATCCGGAGCATTGATGGCGACCTTGCTGGACCCGCGCGATCGCGCCGCGATCGAAACGCGACTCGCGAGCCTCACGCCCGATCGAGAACGGCGGTGGGGTCGAATGAATGCCTCGCAGATGGTATGTCACCTGACTGATGCATTTCGCGGCGCACTCGGCGAACGCTCGAGCCCGAACACTCCGCGACCCGCCGGACTCCTCGGACGCACGCTCGTCAAATGGATGGCGCTCTACGTGCCGGCTCCATGGCCGCGCGGACTGCCCACGCCACCGATCGCGGACCAGGAGCGCGGCGGTACCCGGCCAACGACGTTCGATCGCGATGTCGAGATGTTGCGCGCGGCGCGCGATCGATTCATGCACGAGCTGCCGGCGATCGCGCAGCGGCCGCACGTGTTTTTCGGGCGGCTGAGCCAGGCGCAGTGGGCGCGGTGGGCATATCGGCACATGGACCACCACTTGCGGCAGTTCGGGGTGTGATGCGTCGCAGGCGCTGGATCGGTTTTATGTTGATGCTCGGCGGATGTCGGGGACATATGCATCCACCGCTTGCCGGCCCGCACGGGCCATACCGTGTTCAACAAACTGTAACACTCCGGCCGGCCGACGTCGGCGATGCGAGACTCGAGCTCCTCGAGGATGCGCGTATCACACCGTCGATTCGCGCGGTGTTTCAGCGCGGTCTGCCGGACGATGCATGCGCTGATTCGCCGGCCGATTCGTTGCGTGCGTTCTGTGCCGCGATCGTTCGGCGGCCGCTGCTGCCGGCGCTGCTTCGCCTGATAGATGGGCACGGAACACCGCTCGACAGTGTCCCGCTCGAACGTTCCATCGGCGACATTGTGCTTGCGATTCCCGCCTCTGGTGCTCGGCCCGCGGTGTTCGGCGTCTCCGTCGATCTCAGCGCCGAAGCCGGGTCGTATTCCGGGCCGTTGCTGCAGTTGCTCGATCCGCGCGACCGCCGCCTCCGCTGGCTGCGCGCGCGAGATGTCGCGTCTGATTCGACGGTCGACGTCTTTCTTCCGACGACGCTCAAGACCGGGTGGAAGATCATTCCTGCCGATGGAGGAGCGGGCCCAGAGATTCTCCTCGTTGCGTGCAGGCCGGCATTTGGCGAGAACGGCAGCGATTTTAAGATTACATATACTCGATTCTTTATGGAGCGCGGGGGCTGGCGCCGCGTCCAGCGAACGGTGCCCGGATTCTGGGAGAACGAGGGCGACTTTCCGGTGCGATCGCTGTTTCCGTGAGCGGAGTCCGGCAGCTCAGGGCGAGCGCCCGATCCGGGTGCTGATCACCGGATTGCGCCGCACGGTCTTGTCGGCCTAATTCAAGTGCATGAGCCCTGACACGCGTTCCGCGGGCGTACGCCGCGTTGCGACGCACCCGCGCCGTAACGCTCGCTGAACGCGAACGGCCGCTCGGTCCTCGTGCTCGAGATTCGCGACGCAGACTATCGTTCGCTCGCGACGTACGGATCAATTCCGGCCGCATTCGAGGTTCGTGAGCGCGTCGACCTCTCCGCGCTCGACGTCGCATCCGGAGCCGTGCCGACGCTCCCGGTCTCGACGCCCTGGATCAAGAACTACGATGCGATGCCCGCGAACGATCCCGCGAGTTGGTCGTCGCACTACGACGTTCGACGCTGGTTCGTGTTCGCGGCGTTTGACGCGGGCCGCCGTGTCGGCGGCGCAATCGTCGTAATCGACTCGGATGCCGTCGTCGCACTCGGCGGGCGGCCGAACTACGCGCTGCTCTGGGACCTGCGTGTCGCGCCGGAAATGCGTCATCGCGGCGTTGGCCGAGCGCTGCTCGTCCGCACCGAACGCGCCGCGCATGACGCGGGAGCGTTCGGCATCGACGTCGAGACGCAGGACATCAATGTTGCTGCGTCTCGTCTCTACGCGGCGGCCGGCTATCGAATTCGAGAGATCTCGAAAGAGGCGTACCTCACTGCACCGGACGAGGCAAAGCTCATCTGGGCAAAAAGGCTTCCCGCGCCGTAACGCCGAACGCTGCGACTGTGGCGACTGTCGTTAGTCGCCGCGCTCGAAGCGGTAGCCGACCTTCCAGACCGTGAGGATGTGCCGCGGCTCTTCCGTATCATCCAGCTTTCGCCGCAGCTCGGCCACATGG
This genomic interval carries:
- a CDS encoding DinB family protein, yielding MRIRVLVFVVLASLALPSAPIGAQRRPEPPERKTAATTVADTLFAQERANFRLALDGSVRRNIVSLAEAMPADKYGFAPTVGEFSNVRTFGAQLMHLAATNFILAAAALGQAPPADAGDEAGPDTVITKRQHIAYLERSFDALDSAIDAIGDRRIPVRSSPISPFQGNTATRISLIAEAMIHGYDHYGQMVVYLRMNGLVPPASRR
- a CDS encoding VOC family protein, which produces MATVQVRYIVLDVDAAIDFYVKQLGFELKMHPAPTFAMLSLGDLRLVLSAPSAVGGGGQSMADGTQQTPGGWNRFAIQVTDISATVDRLRKAGARMRNEIVTGVGGKQAIVEDPSGNPVELFEPTADAARLEKS
- a CDS encoding Nif3-like dinuclear metal center hexameric protein, with amino-acid sequence MTALTQIVHALDEFFDVPNSGADPAFSRFLPAVYGAAPRPWTSWVESAFATHFNGLMLRGDETVRTVFLAAFPSEHVLDALLDRAESGDLLFVHHPIDLKSGDPRGTWGNFFQPIADETLAALQAKRVSIYSCHAPLDYHPTLNTSGSIARALGATVTGHFFPYGSGHAGVIASMPSTPVELLQERLRHLFGVPYLDAAGARTADIERLAIVAGSGDRVDEMQNAERLGAQAYVTGEIHSRIDTEYGRRKFAAVEGFAESTRMALFGVSHAASEFLVMDREIQPWFTERFDVATVPLREEHWWR
- a CDS encoding MerR family transcriptional regulator translates to MSNRSGLSIGEVAERAGVATSAIRYYERVGLLRAPSRESGRRVYDEEVFESLALIALARDAGFSVAETNALMHGFDRATPAGPRWRALAGRKLEEIAERIERAERMRVLIERLMRCQCHTLGECVRSRKAAMTAAKLPIT
- a CDS encoding isoprenylcysteine carboxylmethyltransferase family protein produces the protein MAHVTGLFWRALAAFLILPATIGLVIPWLLAPPGVPIHATGIFILIAGSLLLLSCVREFYVAGRGTLAPWAPPRQVVTSGPYRFSRNPMYIGVVLVLVGWAIAFQSATLGIYAACITIAFHLRVLTYEEPWLMRTHEREWLAYRARVPRWLGWRAMRRIKDSERTT
- a CDS encoding DUF1569 domain-containing protein encodes the protein MATLLDPRDRAAIETRLASLTPDRERRWGRMNASQMVCHLTDAFRGALGERSSPNTPRPAGLLGRTLVKWMALYVPAPWPRGLPTPPIADQERGGTRPTTFDRDVEMLRAARDRFMHELPAIAQRPHVFFGRLSQAQWARWAYRHMDHHLRQFGV
- a CDS encoding DUF1801 domain-containing protein, giving the protein MTPAKKASATESESASALISKRIAELGDWRGKTLAHIRKLIKQADPAVVEEWKWMGTPVWSHDGIICTGESYKNVVKLTFLKGASLDDPARLFNSSLDGNARRAIDIHEGEAIDESAFKALVREAIALNGSAKTKTAPKTKAKKRKS
- a CDS encoding GNAT family N-acetyltransferase is translated as MLEIRDADYRSLATYGSIPAAFEVRERVDLSALDVASGAVPTLPVSTPWIKNYDAMPANDPASWSSHYDVRRWFVFAAFDAGRRVGGAIVVIDSDAVVALGGRPNYALLWDLRVAPEMRHRGVGRALLVRTERAAHDAGAFGIDVETQDINVAASRLYAAAGYRIREISKEAYLTAPDEAKLIWAKRLPAP